One Candidatus Baltobacteraceae bacterium genomic window carries:
- the tmk gene encoding dTMP kinase: MTFITVEGIEGCGKSTLVAGLSERLRARGREIIVTREPGGTPAGDAIRRIFLEPDLAIAPLTEALLINAARAEHVVELIGPALRGGAIVLCDRFVDSTLAYQGYGRGIDLTFLRGLCEAAAAELVPDLTFVLDVPVAISRERTALRNGIGCDRMEGEDEAFFERVRSGYLELARGQARYRVLDATKAPEELAAQALAAIDGVLV; the protein is encoded by the coding sequence GTGACTTTCATCACGGTCGAAGGCATTGAAGGCTGCGGCAAGAGTACACTCGTTGCCGGCCTCTCTGAACGTTTACGCGCTCGGGGCAGGGAAATCATCGTGACCCGTGAGCCGGGGGGGACGCCGGCCGGGGACGCGATCCGCCGGATCTTCCTCGAGCCCGATCTGGCGATCGCGCCGCTGACCGAGGCGTTGCTCATCAACGCCGCGCGGGCGGAGCATGTGGTCGAGCTGATCGGACCGGCGCTGCGCGGCGGCGCGATCGTCCTGTGCGACCGCTTCGTCGATTCGACCCTGGCCTATCAGGGGTATGGCCGAGGCATCGACCTGACGTTTCTTCGCGGACTGTGCGAGGCGGCGGCCGCGGAGCTGGTGCCGGATTTGACCTTCGTGCTCGACGTCCCGGTCGCGATCTCGCGCGAGCGCACGGCGTTGCGCAACGGCATCGGATGCGACCGGATGGAAGGTGAAGACGAAGCGTTTTTCGAGCGCGTGCGCTCCGGCTACCTCGAGCTGGCTCGCGGCCAGGCGCGCTACCGCGTCCTCGACGCGACCAAGGCGCCCGAGGAACTCGCCGCCCAAGCGCTGGCTGCGATCGACGGCGTCCTGGTATGA